DNA from Frateuria edaphi:
GACGCGGGCCGGAGGCTTCGGGATGAGATGGGAACAACGGTTACGGCAGCTCACCGTTGCCCAGCGCCTGGCGCTCTTCCTTGTGCTGGTGCTGTTGCCACTGGTCGCGCTGAGCGTGGTCAGCGTAGCGGTGCTCAACGAACAGGAGGCGGGCTTCAGCGAGTCGGTCGAAGAGTCGGTGACCATGCTTTTGCCGCTGAGCACGCTCGAGCACTATCTGCAGCGCGCGCTGGTCGACGAACTGGAGGAGCAGTCGGGCCAGTCCTCGCCCAACTTCGCGGCGCTGGCCGACACGATCGACAAGACCTTCGCCAGTATCGAGGCAGTTGACCAGGGCACCGCCATTGCCCCGGAGGTCGGCGAGGCCGAACAGGCCTGGGACAGCGCCCGTCCCTCGGTGCGCCGCTTGATCGAGCAGGTCAGGCCGTTGGCCACCGGCCAGGCCGACGCAATCGCCGACGCCCGCGCCCGGGCGGAACTGCAGGCGGCCATTGACGAGATCGCCAAGGCCCGGCGACAGCTCACGGCCGTGGTCAAGGCCCGCTATCTCCGCGCGATCGCCCAGCGCCACCAGCAGTTGCGCTGGCTGGTGGCCGGCTGGGCACTGACGCTTTTCGCCGCCGCGCTGATGGTGGCCGCGCTGGTGCGCTCGCTGCTTCGGCCGATCCATGAGCTGGGCCGCGCCGCGCGCAGCGTGGGCGAAGGCGTGCCTGGGGTGCGCGCGCCGGTCAGCGGCAGCGACGAACTCACGCTCCTGGCCGAGCGCTTCAACGAGATGGCGGCGTACTGGGAGACCTCGCGCCAG
Protein-coding regions in this window:
- a CDS encoding GGDEF domain-containing protein; this translates as MRWEQRLRQLTVAQRLALFLVLVLLPLVALSVVSVAVLNEQEAGFSESVEESVTMLLPLSTLEHYLQRALVDELEEQSGQSSPNFAALADTIDKTFASIEAVDQGTAIAPEVGEAEQAWDSARPSVRRLIEQVRPLATGQADAIADARARAELQAAIDEIAKARRQLTAVVKARYLRAIAQRHQQLRWLVAGWALTLFAAALMVAALVRSLLRPIHELGRAARSVGEGVPGVRAPVSGSDELTLLAERFNEMAAYWETSRQSLLTEAAQDPLTGVLNRRGVLAALEADLAAHAREQAPLSLFMIDLDRFKTINDQFGHSAGDRALVWVATRLREMLRDGDRLGRYGGDEFLVVLPRTTLAQAEDIAGRIEAGLNEAAARESARPGASIGIGAAPEHGWAAAALMEAADRMLYARKGQRRADAGGGWRPTSATG